The Epinephelus moara isolate mb chromosome 11, YSFRI_EMoa_1.0, whole genome shotgun sequence sequence CTGCAATAAGAGGGGTTTTCAGATCTTTAAAGGTGGATTCAGGTGCTGTATTTATGTACAAATAGTAAAAGTTTAATAATACTCAAtttcaataaaacacattagttgcatcagcaaaatgtacacCTGCTTACTATATAGCATTAAACTACCTTTACCACCTACTTACTTTTTTTGACGACACCTACTAGATATTTGTATAGAGCATGCACAATAAAAATTCTCACATAGGCCGTTGAAGGGTCAATCCTGAATTTTACGTGCATATATTAAACAAATCAAACCTTTCAATCACAGCCTGTATTAGCTGAGATGATGATATTTGTATGAGTGTGCAGTTCATAAATGAGTTCGTCAAGTCCTTGTGTCATGAACAAAAGTCCTGCAGAGTGCTCCTGTAAAGCCCCATGGAGGTAAAGTACCCTTCTAGTGTACGCTACTGAACTGGTGCAGTAAGGGATATTCAAACATACCTCACTCTGGAGTGTGTGCCCAAGAGACCCTGGAATATTTACTGTAGGGATGTAACTCTGAAACTGTTGTCAGACATGATTCTGTGCCATTGTGTCATCTTTAAATTGAGCTGGACacaaaggttttatttttttcggTGGCTCACACTGTATGTGTTATCTTTAAAGGAACAGCTCACccataaatcaaaaatacatattttaactCTTACATGtaatgctatttattaatctggattgttttggtgtgagttgcagagtgttggagatgtctgccctcaCTCTAATATTGTGGTCTGGTAGTCtggcgatagtctggcgacccgTCCAGGGTGTGtcctgggataggctccagccccctcgtGACCCTcgagaggataagtggttatggaaatgaatgtagtggaataaaaagtGTGACAATGAAGTGGAGAAGAAGTTAAAGTCTAGATTGTATTTGAATACAGTGCTGGAGTAAATGTAGTTGCCCTCGactgtctgccttctcttttcCTCATCATTTCTTCTGTTCtcatttttaaatatgcatCCAGCTTACAGGAGGAGGGTCCCCAGGAGCCCCACCAGGAGACACTGCAGCAGATATCAGCCAGAATAATTCAGAAGGCCTGGCGAAGATATGTGGTGGGCACACACACTcttgaaaatgcacaaattaaaGTCAACAGGCATAAACtaaaacttttcttttcctccccaAACTGTAGTACAGGGAGGTCTTCAAGTATTTCAAAGAGCTTATCAGCCGTTGCAACCAGGGGGATCCACACACAATCCTCAAAACTGTCAATCCTCGAGAGGTAACAGAAACAATGAtctataaaatgaaaacaacaaattaaacagTAACAGTAAGATCTGATCCTCCTGTGGCAGGCAGAGTTACTGGATGCTGCTGCTGGCGTGTTCATCCGATTTCGACTCGGAGGGGTGAGAGCTAAATATACATAAGCCGTGGTGACTCACTCAGCAGCTGTGTGAATATGATAATTCAGACATACCTGCTGACATCAAGTACCTTTGCCTTCAGATTACCTTTCCTCCCAACATCTATTATAAGATCTTCACCTATCGACCCGTCATGGACGTGTGTGCCAGCAGCCCAAAGGACTACACCCAGCCTGGCCTTAAGAGGCCTGTGGCCCGGCAGGCCAACAACAGCTGGCCTCTTGTGCAGGAGGACCGATCAGGATGGTACCAGCGCATGGAGAACAACAGCTGGAGGCTCTTCTGTTGCAAGGTGAATAACTTGTCAAGGAAAATGTTCTGTTCTGCCTGTTATATGTACAAATACAGGTGCAAAACTGCCAAAGTATGATGTAATTTAGCCTTTTATGACACGATAACATGCTCACATTTAATGAAGAACAAAGTCAGATATAATATCAACTGTTAGTCACTTAAATCAGATGTTATAAAGTCTGTTTACGTGCTCCTTCTTCTCTCTGATAGGGGCTTCCCATGGGTGAGCCCATTGAGATCAGTGCCAACACGAAAATGGACTTTCACTATTCCAGGTTGCAGCGGCAGCAGGATGTAGACAAGTGGCGGAAGAAGAGGAAAATTGAATGGCTGAAGCAGATGTaagtttttaatatttgtttgtcCTTTGCCGTGCAACAGCCACTGCGGCCTTGAGTGGCGATTACAGATTAACAGTAAATGTCAGTCTCAGACCAGAGGATCCACtctctgctagctagctgtcactgtacCCTGGACGAGATGCAGAAGTGCACATTCAACCAAAATTGGCTATTTGTTTTGGCAGTATGGCTGAAACTGTCCAAGGGGATGCGTAGGAGGCTCTGTGTATGTTATGCTAAAAGTTTTTCAGGGTCAGCACAATGGGAATCCAGGCAGTGGAATCCCAagtgcagagtgagaaacacaagtCGCCAAGGAGACTCGCCAACAAATGCGATGTGTTTATTTCACTGTTCTGTTCTACCCTCACCTCTGCCATGAGACAAAAATGTCACGTTTTATGTTACAGTTAATATTTGGGCCACATTTTCCCTTGACCCTTGATTTTTTGTTAGTttggttttctttgtttctttttggttATCATAAAATTGGTCATAAACTTCATTTTGAATGgcatttaaaaagtcttaaaacatcttaaatctAAACTACTTCAAGCTGTAGAAACCGTgttgtgtctgttgtgtgttaTGATTATATTCCATTCACAGAGTTGAAAGATCCCAAAGATAACTTCCTGTTAACCTTTGATAACCCTAGGTCGCTTAACAGAACACTGCTACAGTATTTTGATGATAAATTAAAAGTTGTGACTCTTTAATCCACGTAGCCAGAAATgacatatttccttttttatata is a genomic window containing:
- the LOC126397904 gene encoding protein MFI-like isoform X2, which gives rise to MSLQEEGPQEPHQETLQQISARIIQKAWRRYVYREVFKYFKELISRCNQGDPHTILKTVNPREAELLDAAAGVFIRFRLGGITFPPNIYYKIFTYRPVMDVCASSPKDYTQPGLKRPVARQANNSWPLVQEDRSGWYQRMENNSWRLFCCKGLPMGEPIEISANTKMDFHYSRLQRQQDVDKWRKKRKIEWLKQMYNQGRVQTHPVHGHMVTLVGNSAQEVMDITENMGEDEILEWELDELLAWTNTLSFEEYMREWRGLACSCSSEPSKG
- the LOC126397904 gene encoding protein MFI-like isoform X1; this encodes MSLQEEGPQEPHQETLQQISARIIQKAWRRYVYREVFKYFKELISRCNQGDPHTILKTVNPREAELLDAAAGVFIRFRLGGITFPPNIYYKIFTYRPVMDVCASSPKDYTQPGLKRPVARQANNSWPLVQEDRSGWYQRMENNSWRLFCCKGLPMGEPIEISANTKMDFHYSRLQRQQDVDKWRKKRKIEWLKQMYNQGRVQTHPVHGHMVTLVGNSAQEVMDITENMGEDEILEWELDELLAWTNTLSFEEYMREWRGLACSCSSEPSKDVPSCPPRLDPHESAAVADEDS
- the LOC126397904 gene encoding protein MFI-like isoform X3; translation: MSLQEEGPQEPHQETLQQISARIIQKAWRRYVYREVFKYFKELISRCNQGDPHTILKTVNPREAELLDAAAGVFIRFRLGGITFPPNIYYKIFTYRPVMDVCASSPKDYTQPGLKRPVARQANNSWPLVQEDRSGWYQRMENNSWRLFCCKGLPMGEPIEISANTKMDFHYSRLQRQQDVDKWRKKRKIEWLKQMYMREWRGLACSCSSEPSKDVPSCPPRLDPHESAAVADEDS